The following proteins are encoded in a genomic region of Fusarium oxysporum f. sp. lycopersici 4287 chromosome 1, whole genome shotgun sequence:
- a CDS encoding CAMK/CAMK1 protein kinase (At least one base has a quality score < 10), whose translation MDSAARQQPQVQPCRYKVGKTLGAGSYSVVKECVHIDTGRYYAAKVINKRLMAGREHMVRNEIAVLKKVSMGHQNILTLVDYFETMNNLYLVTDLALGGELFDRICRKGSYFESDAADLVRATLSAVAYLHDHGIVHRDLKPENLLFRTPEDNADLLIADFGLSRIMDEEQFHVLTTTCGTPGYMAPEIFKKTGHGKPVDLWALGVITYFLLCGYTPFDRDSDFEEMQAILNADYSFTPIEYWRGVSSHAKDFIQRCLTIDSTKRITAHEALQHPFVAGFINAEGESQNLLPNIKKNFNARRTLHAAIDTVRAIQ comes from the exons ATGGATTCTGCAGCCCGCCAACAGCCTCAAGTTCAGCCTTGTAGATACAAGGTTGGCAAGACACTGGGAGCTGGCTCATACTCCGTCGTCAAAGAATGTGTCCACATAGACACTGGTCGTTACTATGCTGCCAAGGTCATCAATAAGCGGCTCATGGCTGGTCGCGAACACATG GTTCGCAACGAAATCGCCGTGCTTAAGAAGGTCTCCATGGGCCACCAAAACATCCTTACTCTTGTCGACTATTTCGAGACCATGAACAATCTCTACCTCGTCACCGATCTTGCACTAGGTGGTGAGCTTTTCGATCGAATTTGCCGAAAGGGCTCCTATTTTGAGTCAGATGCTGCCGATTTGGTTCGCGCCACACTGTCAGCTGTCGCTTACCTCCATGACCATGGTATCGTCCATCGCGACTTGAAGCCTGAAAATCTACTCTTCCGAACCCCCGAGGACAACGCAGACTTGCTTATTGCAGACTTTGGACTCTCGCGAATTATGGATGAGGAACAGTTCCACGTCCTGACTACAACCTGTGGTACTCCTGGATACATGGCTCCCGAAATTTTCAAGAAGACAGGTCATGGCAAGCCTGTGGATCTCTGGGCTCTCGGTGTCATCACCTACTTCTTGCTTTGCGGTTATACTCCTTTCGATCGTGACTCTGACTTCGAAGAGATGCAGGCCATTCTCAATGCAGATTATAGTTTCACACCTATTGAATACTGGCGCGGCGTTTCCAGCCATGCCAAGGACTTTATCCAGCGCTGCCTGACTATCGATTCTACTAAGCGTATCACTGCCCATGAGGCTCTCCAGCATCCATTCGTCGCCGGCTTTATCAATGCCGAGGGCGAGAGCCAGAACCTTCTGCCTAatatcaagaagaacttcaacgCTCGCCGGACTCTACATGCAGCCATTGATACTGTTCGTGCTATCCAATAA
- a CDS encoding hypothetical protein (At least one base has a quality score < 10), protein MGWPYEFLTLTDEEKHQRRLSLDYYAYIAHLSAFVPALLFLVIRLINRVRKGRNSGYLQVPGSPGVKANRQRWISRVMEKGPIVQWWLGEDVVFMGRHWGQRDEWVLGTAWTVWLLVLSVRGTGKDYLHLTKRVGIVATSQMPIQYLLALKALNPYAYLLHSSHEHLNRYHRVLGRIIYSLLILHAILYNIFFIESGIWFKRFFAPVVFAGVAGFTVLHVLNGTAMARVRQASYRLFFIVHLFGAFAIPPLIYYHAPSSRFYIAEAVGVFFLDLAARKITTITAPAVIEAIPGTSLVKVSAKLPAPKIANFATRTWAFSAPYLVFEFLYNPFTVASTNQETGELTFVARTRNGPMTNRLHHLSSTTNAGGSTEKVELNIEGPYGAIGKTFNDLINSGINRILIVAGGVGATFAVPLYHAILAENSTTNVQLVWAIRSAGDATWAASTPTGKSLLDDDQVQLFLTGDMGVANDSDNAAGVEMNNLSQQSTRPVVRNSKRPDLQKIVDDTFQKGQQDSVAILVCGPVEMSRELRKSVTPWVMKGRRVWWHNESFGW, encoded by the exons ATGGGCTGGCCATATGAGTTCCTCACTCTAACAGATGAGGAAAAGCATCAACGTCGTCTGAGCCTCGACTACTACGCATATATAGCACACCTCTCTGCTTTCGTACCGGCGCTATTATTTCTCGTCATTCGACTCATCAATCGTGTGCGCAAGGGCCGTAACAGCGGGTATCTTCAAGTTCCAGGCTCACCAGGCGTCAAAGCGAATCGACAGCGATGGATCTCTAGAGTTATGGAGAAAGGACCCATTGTGCAGTGGTGGCTAGGTGAGGACGTCGTATTCATGGGAAGGCATTGGGGACAACGTGATGAATGGGTTTTGGGTACTGCTTGGACAGTTTGGTTGTTAGTTTTGAGCGTTCGTGGCACAGGAAAGG ATTATCTTCATCTCACAAAGCGAGTGGGCATCGTTGCAACCTCTCAGATGCCTATTCAGTATCTCCTCGCTCTCAAAGCGCTCAACCCTTACGCATATCTGCTTCACTCATCTCACGAACATCTCAATCGATATCATCGTGTCCTTGGTCGCATTATCTACTCCCTGCTCATACTTCATGCTATCTTATACAACATCTTCTTCATAGAGTCTGGAATATGGTTCAAACGCTTCTTCGCCCCGGTTGTCTTTGCAGGCGTTGCTGGTTTTACTGTTCTCCATGTGCTTAACGGTACAGCAATGGCTCGCGTTCGTCAAGCTTCATACcgactcttcttcatcgttcACCTCTTTGGAGCCTTTGCTATCCCCCCCTTGATCTACTATCATGCACCGTCCTCGCGATTCTATATTGCCGAGGCCGTTGGCGTCTTCtttcttgaccttgccgCACGAAagatcaccaccatcacagCTCCCGCTGTCATCGAAGCTATCCCTGGCACaagtctcgtcaaagtctcTGCCAAGCTTCCAGCTCCAAAGATTGCCAA CTTCGCGACCAGGACTTGGGCATTCTCAGCTCCTTATCTCGTCTTTGAGTTTCTTTATAACCCCTTCACTGTGGCATCTACCAATCAGGAGACGGGTGAGTTGACATTTGTCGCACGCACAAGAAATGGCCCCATGACGAACCGTCTGCACCATCTGTCCTCGACTACCAACGCTGGAGGGTCGACTGAGAAGGTCGAACTTAATATTGAGGGTCCTTATGGTGCCATAGGAAAGACGTTCAACGACCTCATCAATTCAGGTATCAACCGTATACTCATCGTGGCGGGTGGTGTGGGAGCAACCTTTGCTGTACCGCTCTACCACGCTATTCTAGCTGAGAACTCAACCACAAATGTCCAGCTCGTTTGGGCCATTCGAAGTGCAGGCGACGCAACCTGGGCCGCCTCAACTCCTACTGGCAAGTCTCTTCTCGACGATGATCAAGTGCAGCTCTTCCTCACGGGAGACATGGGTGTCGCCAATGACAGCGATAACGCAGCTGGCGTTGAAATGAACAATTTATCTCAACAGAGCACTCGTCCGGTCGTTCGAAACAGCAAAAGGCCTGATCTACAAAAGATCGTTGACGATACGTTCCAAAAGGGTCAGCAGGATAGTGTGGCTATTCTGGTCTGCGGTCCTGTTGAGATGAGCCGAGAGCTACGCAAGAGTGTGACACCGTGGGTGATGAAGGGACGCAGAGTCTGGTGGCACAATGAAAGTTTTGGATGGTAG
- a CDS encoding hypothetical protein (At least one base has a quality score < 10), translating into MDCNANIVIPYLTLVPQLSIIYPWTFITSTFVESNVFTLGIAAVTIYHGGRYLERAWSSAELAKFVAIVSLAPNFLTLCVMVLCFTLTRNENWTLTVIAGTIPVQIAFLVAFSQLVPAHTVTLFRGVISLRVPRFPLIYIGAVFLLSLTPLLTRAALWLAIFGFLTSWTYLRFYKTVFPDLDSAQDASLRGDASETFAFAEFFPGPVKPFVAAIADQIFLVMVAMRLCTPFTPADASRNDSRIQRTAPGGARAEAERRRAIALRALDQRLHAATSNQPAQKPAQTNRPTGPTVQSQPQPATQTAMTSSPGPMLGETKFEPDHDDAKS; encoded by the exons ATGGACTGCAACGCAAACATCGTCATCCCCTACTTGACTCTGGTGCCGCAGTTGTCTATTATCTATCCCTGGACGTTCATAACATCAACTTTTGTCGAGAGTAATGTGTTTACGCTCGGTATTGCTGCTGTAACGATATACCACGGAGGACGATATCTCGAAAGAGCATGGTCATCGGCTGAGCTGGCCAAGTTTGTCGCTATTGTATCGCTGGCTCCAAACTTCCTGACACTCTGCGTTATGGTGCTTTGCTTTACGCTTACACGTAATGAGAACTGGAC CCTGACTGTCATTGCTGGAACCATTCCCGTTCAGATTGCTTTCCTCGTCGCTTTCAGCCAACTCGTCCCAGCGCATACTGTAACCCTCTTCCGCGGCGTCATATCTCTCCGAGTTCCTCGATTTCCTCTCATCTACATCGGCGCCGTTTTCCTTCTCTCTCTTACGCCTCTCCTTACCAGAGCTGCTTTGTGGCTTGCCATCTTTGGATTCCTGACCAGCTGGACCTATCTCCGATTCTACAAGACTGTGTTCCCCGACCTCGACTCGGCACAAGACGCCTCCCTCCGCGGTGATGCGAGCGAGACATTTGCGTTTGCCGAGTTCTTCCCTGGCCCGGTGAAGCCATTCGTCGCTGCCATCGCCGATCAGATCTTCCTGGTGATGGTTGCCATGAGATTGTGTACGCCTTTCACACCGGCAGACGCCTCTCGAAACGACAGCCGGATCCAACGGACTGCCCCTGGAGGCGCTCGCGCAGAGGCCGAGAGGAGGAGAGCCATTGCCCTCAGGGCGCTAGATCAGAGACTACATGCCGCTACAAGCAATCAGCCAGCGCAGAAGCCAGCGCAGACAAACCGGCCGACAGGTCCAACAGTGCAAAGCCAGCCTCAGCCGGCTACACAGACTGCCATGACGTCGTCACCCGGCCCCATGCTTGGCGAGACCAAGTTCGAGCCTGATCATGACGATGCGAAGAGCTAA
- a CDS encoding hypothetical protein (At least one base has a quality score < 10), translating into MVVKEFLDSDRVNFLVWRFLLEGNYRETAAKFQKEWHVKQPHREFAFAPHVKSHALVSVINRGLVYHALEREHLRKLLPQDAAAEAADSLQMGIFGPLDAHPQGRIEADEEEDAEGEEIIEEEVTRKRAPQQLSNVSPAKRQRLSNGLENGADAPAAVTVPASAPTATTATGTGTDSTTAAPAPVTTPMEIDNQPDNHAYPSPLEGEQAPEPMVRTDGPEQGTQVDKVEELAPETTFIRLVYDGQNQIQGNRGATPSPSSPSGQDNAPILLRCEWNPRDPSILAAGGTDALARVWTVPRAGPIEPGQDHVSLQGHSLIDRDVPRDTITTAMSWTSDGAAIAVATDSRNHASINVWSAEGAHLQSMELSEPPIIKMLWNPNNTALLAISPDKGGTLITVHYPPAGNSLSYVLPDHNIDATPFDAAWTGEAEFLLCGGDLMLCLQCTETTIVQARKFETKDDDLFSQVLFDGRSRLAATSSDKGTLDLWDESGQRRSISAHQGTITAMQWQPLPENQSGPDDERLIATGGDDCAILIWNARMPESKPKCFLTMDSPIMRLAFTPDGAFIAGATSTQILIWKVGSYAVPRASWSRPVHPGWLSPKASAETDEEDEHCLCWDADGHKLAYGSNSRLAIINFRR; encoded by the exons ATGGTCGTTAAGGAATTCCTCGACTCGGATAGAGTCAACTTTCTTGTTTGGAG ATTTCTTCTTGAAGGCA ATTATCGAGAGACTGCTGCCAAATTTCAAAAGGAGTGGCACGTCAAGCAACCTCACAGGGAATTCGCCTTTGCGCCCCACGTCAAGAGCCATGCATTGGTTTCAGTGATTAATCGTGGCCTTGTTTACCACGCGCTTGAGCGTGAGCATTTACGGAAACTG CTGCCTCAGGATGCAGCAGCGGAAGCAGCCGACTCGCTGCAGATGGGCATTTTTGGACCTCTGGACGCGCATCCACAAGGAAGAATTGAGGcagacgaagaggaagatgcgGAAGGAGAGGAAATTATCGAAGAGGAGGTTACGAGGAAACGTGCCCCTCAGCAATTATCGAATGTGTCGCCAGCAAAACGACAACGGTTAAGCAATGGGTTGGAGAATGGCGCCGATGCACCGGCTGCAGTAACGGTgccagcatcagcaccaacggcaacaacagcaacaggaacaggaacgGATTCCACCACAGCAGCACCGGCACCAGTAACGACACCTATGGAAATTGACAACCAGCCTGATAACCATGCATATCCTTCACCTCTCGAGGGTGAGCAAGCGCCAGAGCCAATGGTGCGGACTGACGGCCCTGAACAGGGTACCCAGGTAGACAAGGTCGAGGAGCTGGCTCCCGAGACGACCTTTATCCGTTTGGTATATGACGGCCAGAATCAAATTCAGGGAAACCGAGGCGCTACGCCATCACCTTCCTCGCCCTCTGGGCAAGACAATGCTCCCATCCTTTTGCGATGCGAGTGGAACCCAAGAGATCCGTCCATCCTCGCAGCTGGTGGCACCGATGCGCTAGCCCGTGTTTGGACAGTCCCTCGCGCGGGCCCCATCGAGCCGGGCCAAGATCACGTGTCACTTCAAGGTCACTCCCTTATCGATCGTGATGTGCCCCGCGATACCATAACGACGGCCATGTCGTGGACCAGCGATGGCGCTGCAATTGCAGTAGCCACAGACTCAAGGAACCATGCCTCGATCAATGTGTGGTCCGCTGAAGGCGCACATTTGCAGTCAATGGAATTATCAGAGCCTCCAATCATCAAGATGCTATGGAACCCTAACAACACAGCTCTACTAGCCATTTCCCCGGACAAGGGTGGTACTCTTATTACCGTTCACTACCCGCCCGCTGGAAACTCTCTGTCATATGTCCTCCCGGACCACAATATTGATGCTACACCTTTCGATGCAGCGTGGACTGGAGAAGCAGAATTCTTGCTATGTGGTGGCGACCTAATGCTATGCCTGCAATGCACAGAAACAACGATAGTGCAGGCCAGAAAATTTGAGACCAAGGACGACGATCTATTTTCCCAGGTCCTTTTCGACGGACGTTCGCGACTGGCCGCTACGTCCAGCGACAAGGGCACACTTGAC CTGTGGGATGAGAGTGGTCAGCGAAGGTCCATCTCTGCGCACCAAGGCACCATTACTGCGATGCAATGGCAGCCTCTGCCCGAAAACCAATCTGGACCTGACGACGAGCGTTTAATTGCGACTGGAGGAGACGACTGTGCAATTCTTATCTGGAATGCTCGAATGCCCGAAAGCAAGCCCAAGTGCTTCTTGACCATGGATTCACCAATTATGAGGCTCGCTTTCACGCCAGACGGTGCATTTATCGCGGGCGCGACATCAACTCAGATCTTGATTTGGAAAGTTGGAAGCTACGCTGTGCCGCGAGCAAGCTGGAGTCGACCGGTGCATCCAGGCTGGCTCAGCCCCAAGGCCAGTGCCGAGAcggacgaagaagatgagcacTGCTTGTGCTGGGATGCTGATGGCCATAAATTGGCCTATGGCTCCAATAGCAGG cttgccatcatcaacttccGAAGATGA
- a CDS encoding hypothetical protein (At least one base has a quality score < 10) — translation MVVKEFLDSDRVNFLVWRFLLEGNYRETAAKFQKEWHVKQPHREFAFAPHVKSHALVSVINRGLVYHALEREHLRKLLPQDAAAEAADSLQMGIFGPLDAHPQGRIEADEEEDAEGEEIIEEEVTRKRAPQQLSNVSPAKRQRLSNGLENGADAPAAVTVPASAPTATTATGTGTDSTTAAPAPVTTPMEIDNQPDNHAYPSPLEGEQAPEPMVRTDGPEQGTQVDKVEELAPETTFIRLVYDGQNQIQGNRGATPSPSSPSGQDNAPILLRCEWNPRDPSILAAGGTDALARVWTVPRAGPIEPGQDHVSLQGHSLIDRDVPRDTITTAMSWTSDGAAIAVATDSRNHASINVWSAEGAHLQSMELSEPPIIKMLWNPNNTALLAISPDKGGTLITVHYPPAGNSLSYVLPDHNIDATPFDAAWTGEAEFLLCGGDLMLCLQCTETTIVQARKFETKDDDLFSQVLFDGRSRLAATSSDKGTLDLWDESGQRRSISAHQGTITAMQWQPLPENQSGPDDERLIATGGDDCAILIWNARMPESKPKCFLTMDSPIMRLAFTPDGAFIAGATSTQILIWKVGSYAVPRASWSRPVHPGWLSPKASAETDEEDEHCLCWDADGHKLAYGSNSRVSQGMVPYVQLHSANT, via the exons ATGGTCGTTAAGGAATTCCTCGACTCGGATAGAGTCAACTTTCTTGTTTGGAG ATTTCTTCTTGAAGGCA ATTATCGAGAGACTGCTGCCAAATTTCAAAAGGAGTGGCACGTCAAGCAACCTCACAGGGAATTCGCCTTTGCGCCCCACGTCAAGAGCCATGCATTGGTTTCAGTGATTAATCGTGGCCTTGTTTACCACGCGCTTGAGCGTGAGCATTTACGGAAACTG CTGCCTCAGGATGCAGCAGCGGAAGCAGCCGACTCGCTGCAGATGGGCATTTTTGGACCTCTGGACGCGCATCCACAAGGAAGAATTGAGGcagacgaagaggaagatgcgGAAGGAGAGGAAATTATCGAAGAGGAGGTTACGAGGAAACGTGCCCCTCAGCAATTATCGAATGTGTCGCCAGCAAAACGACAACGGTTAAGCAATGGGTTGGAGAATGGCGCCGATGCACCGGCTGCAGTAACGGTgccagcatcagcaccaacggcaacaacagcaacaggaacaggaacgGATTCCACCACAGCAGCACCGGCACCAGTAACGACACCTATGGAAATTGACAACCAGCCTGATAACCATGCATATCCTTCACCTCTCGAGGGTGAGCAAGCGCCAGAGCCAATGGTGCGGACTGACGGCCCTGAACAGGGTACCCAGGTAGACAAGGTCGAGGAGCTGGCTCCCGAGACGACCTTTATCCGTTTGGTATATGACGGCCAGAATCAAATTCAGGGAAACCGAGGCGCTACGCCATCACCTTCCTCGCCCTCTGGGCAAGACAATGCTCCCATCCTTTTGCGATGCGAGTGGAACCCAAGAGATCCGTCCATCCTCGCAGCTGGTGGCACCGATGCGCTAGCCCGTGTTTGGACAGTCCCTCGCGCGGGCCCCATCGAGCCGGGCCAAGATCACGTGTCACTTCAAGGTCACTCCCTTATCGATCGTGATGTGCCCCGCGATACCATAACGACGGCCATGTCGTGGACCAGCGATGGCGCTGCAATTGCAGTAGCCACAGACTCAAGGAACCATGCCTCGATCAATGTGTGGTCCGCTGAAGGCGCACATTTGCAGTCAATGGAATTATCAGAGCCTCCAATCATCAAGATGCTATGGAACCCTAACAACACAGCTCTACTAGCCATTTCCCCGGACAAGGGTGGTACTCTTATTACCGTTCACTACCCGCCCGCTGGAAACTCTCTGTCATATGTCCTCCCGGACCACAATATTGATGCTACACCTTTCGATGCAGCGTGGACTGGAGAAGCAGAATTCTTGCTATGTGGTGGCGACCTAATGCTATGCCTGCAATGCACAGAAACAACGATAGTGCAGGCCAGAAAATTTGAGACCAAGGACGACGATCTATTTTCCCAGGTCCTTTTCGACGGACGTTCGCGACTGGCCGCTACGTCCAGCGACAAGGGCACACTTGAC CTGTGGGATGAGAGTGGTCAGCGAAGGTCCATCTCTGCGCACCAAGGCACCATTACTGCGATGCAATGGCAGCCTCTGCCCGAAAACCAATCTGGACCTGACGACGAGCGTTTAATTGCGACTGGAGGAGACGACTGTGCAATTCTTATCTGGAATGCTCGAATGCCCGAAAGCAAGCCCAAGTGCTTCTTGACCATGGATTCACCAATTATGAGGCTCGCTTTCACGCCAGACGGTGCATTTATCGCGGGCGCGACATCAACTCAGATCTTGATTTGGAAAGTTGGAAGCTACGCTGTGCCGCGAGCAAGCTGGAGTCGACCGGTGCATCCAGGCTGGCTCAGCCCCAAGGCCAGTGCCGAGAcggacgaagaagatgagcacTGCTTGTGCTGGGATGCTGATGGCCATAAATTGGCCTATGGCTCCAATAGCAGGGTGAGTCAGGGGATGGTACCATATGTTCAGTTGCACTCTGCTAACACTTGA
- a CDS encoding hypothetical protein (At least one base has a quality score < 10) — MQLPQDAAAEAADSLQMGIFGPLDAHPQGRIEADEEEDAEGEEIIEEEVTRKRAPQQLSNVSPAKRQRLSNGLENGADAPAAVTVPASAPTATTATGTGTDSTTAAPAPVTTPMEIDNQPDNHAYPSPLEGEQAPEPMVRTDGPEQGTQVDKVEELAPETTFIRLVYDGQNQIQGNRGATPSPSSPSGQDNAPILLRCEWNPRDPSILAAGGTDALARVWTVPRAGPIEPGQDHVSLQGHSLIDRDVPRDTITTAMSWTSDGAAIAVATDSRNHASINVWSAEGAHLQSMELSEPPIIKMLWNPNNTALLAISPDKGGTLITVHYPPAGNSLSYVLPDHNIDATPFDAAWTGEAEFLLCGGDLMLCLQCTETTIVQARKFETKDDDLFSQVLFDGRSRLAATSSDKGTLDLWDESGQRRSISAHQGTITAMQWQPLPENQSGPDDERLIATGGDDCAILIWNARMPESKPKCFLTMDSPIMRLAFTPDGAFIAGATSTQILIWKVGSYAVPRASWSRPVHPGWLSPKASAETDEEDEHCLCWDADGHKLAYGSNSRLAIINFRR, encoded by the exons ATGCAGCTGCCTCAGGATGCAGCAGCGGAAGCAGCCGACTCGCTGCAGATGGGCATTTTTGGACCTCTGGACGCGCATCCACAAGGAAGAATTGAGGcagacgaagaggaagatgcgGAAGGAGAGGAAATTATCGAAGAGGAGGTTACGAGGAAACGTGCCCCTCAGCAATTATCGAATGTGTCGCCAGCAAAACGACAACGGTTAAGCAATGGGTTGGAGAATGGCGCCGATGCACCGGCTGCAGTAACGGTgccagcatcagcaccaacggcaacaacagcaacaggaacaggaacgGATTCCACCACAGCAGCACCGGCACCAGTAACGACACCTATGGAAATTGACAACCAGCCTGATAACCATGCATATCCTTCACCTCTCGAGGGTGAGCAAGCGCCAGAGCCAATGGTGCGGACTGACGGCCCTGAACAGGGTACCCAGGTAGACAAGGTCGAGGAGCTGGCTCCCGAGACGACCTTTATCCGTTTGGTATATGACGGCCAGAATCAAATTCAGGGAAACCGAGGCGCTACGCCATCACCTTCCTCGCCCTCTGGGCAAGACAATGCTCCCATCCTTTTGCGATGCGAGTGGAACCCAAGAGATCCGTCCATCCTCGCAGCTGGTGGCACCGATGCGCTAGCCCGTGTTTGGACAGTCCCTCGCGCGGGCCCCATCGAGCCGGGCCAAGATCACGTGTCACTTCAAGGTCACTCCCTTATCGATCGTGATGTGCCCCGCGATACCATAACGACGGCCATGTCGTGGACCAGCGATGGCGCTGCAATTGCAGTAGCCACAGACTCAAGGAACCATGCCTCGATCAATGTGTGGTCCGCTGAAGGCGCACATTTGCAGTCAATGGAATTATCAGAGCCTCCAATCATCAAGATGCTATGGAACCCTAACAACACAGCTCTACTAGCCATTTCCCCGGACAAGGGTGGTACTCTTATTACCGTTCACTACCCGCCCGCTGGAAACTCTCTGTCATATGTCCTCCCGGACCACAATATTGATGCTACACCTTTCGATGCAGCGTGGACTGGAGAAGCAGAATTCTTGCTATGTGGTGGCGACCTAATGCTATGCCTGCAATGCACAGAAACAACGATAGTGCAGGCCAGAAAATTTGAGACCAAGGACGACGATCTATTTTCCCAGGTCCTTTTCGACGGACGTTCGCGACTGGCCGCTACGTCCAGCGACAAGGGCACACTTGAC CTGTGGGATGAGAGTGGTCAGCGAAGGTCCATCTCTGCGCACCAAGGCACCATTACTGCGATGCAATGGCAGCCTCTGCCCGAAAACCAATCTGGACCTGACGACGAGCGTTTAATTGCGACTGGAGGAGACGACTGTGCAATTCTTATCTGGAATGCTCGAATGCCCGAAAGCAAGCCCAAGTGCTTCTTGACCATGGATTCACCAATTATGAGGCTCGCTTTCACGCCAGACGGTGCATTTATCGCGGGCGCGACATCAACTCAGATCTTGATTTGGAAAGTTGGAAGCTACGCTGTGCCGCGAGCAAGCTGGAGTCGACCGGTGCATCCAGGCTGGCTCAGCCCCAAGGCCAGTGCCGAGAcggacgaagaagatgagcacTGCTTGTGCTGGGATGCTGATGGCCATAAATTGGCCTATGGCTCCAATAGCAGG cttgccatcatcaacttccGAAGATGA